The DNA window TTATGAAAGTCCATCTTGGTGAAGGTATTTTTAATTATGATGATTGGATGTATATTGCAAAAGAACTTGATGGAAAACTTCCAATTGAGATAAAAGCAGTTCCTGAAGGAACTCCTGTAAATGTAAGTAATGTTTTAATGACTGTTGAAAACACAGATAAACGTTGTTTCTGGTTAACAAATTATCTTGAACCATTACTTCAACAAGTATGGTATCCATCAACTGTTGCAACATTATCTGCAGAAGTTAAAAAATTATGTAATTTTTATCTTGATGTAACAGGATCTAAAAAAGATAATCTTCCATTTATGTTACATGATTTTGGATATCGTGGAGCAAGTTCTACTGAATCTGCAAAACTTTGTAGTTCTGCACATTTACTTAGTTTTTCTGGAACAGATACTTTAGTTGCACTTACAATTCCACCAAATTATTATAATACAAATGAAATTGAAGGTTTTTCAGTACAAGCAACTGAACACAGTGTAATGACTGCAGAAGGACCAGAAAATGAATTAAAACAAGCAATTAATGTAGTTAGAAGTGCACATAATGGTATTTTATCAGTTGTAATTGATAGTTATGATTATAAAAACTTTTTAAAAAATGCTTGTTTTGATGGATATGAACTTAATAATGAAATTAAAAAGTTCTTAAATAAAGATCCTGGAAATAAAATTGTCTTCCGTCCAGATAGTGGTGAACCTGTATCTACTACTATTGATTGTCTTGAAATTATTGAGAAAGGATTTGGTACCCATTTAAATGATGCAGGATATAAAGTATTTAATGCTAATATTGGTGTTTTATGGGGTGATGGTTTAAATTATCATAAAATACGTGATATCCTATTTGGTATTAAAGCACACAAATGGGCTGCAGAAAATATTCTTTTTGGTATGGGTGGAGGATTACACTCTGATGTAACTAGAGATACTCAAAGAACAGCATTTAAATGTTCAGCTCAATATAGAAATGGTAAATGGGTTGATATATTTAAAAAACCACTAGATAATAGTAAAAAATCTAAAAAAGGAAGACTTAAATTATTAGCTAATGGTCAAAACTTTAAAACAGTTCCAATTGATACTCCAGGTGAAGATATCTTAAGAACTGTATTTAAAGATGGTGAACTTCTCGTTGATGATAATTTCAATGATATTAAATTAAGAACTGAAAAATATAATTTATATCCTTTAAATTCTATGTAAATTCTAATTTATTTAGATTTTTTAGTTTTTATTTAATTTTTTCCTTTTTTATTTTTTTTAATTATTGTAGGTAATTATTTTTTTTTATTTAGTTTTTAATTATTTGTAGATAAGTTATTTTTCTTTTTCTTTTTTTATTTAGCTTTTAATTATAGTAAATAATCTATTTTATTCTTTTATATCTTTATATTAAGTTTAAATTCATTAATTTTTAGACTAAAAATAATATAAATATTATAAAAAATATAATTATAATCAATATAAATTTTATTTTTAAAAATATTATGGTGAAAAGATGATAGGACCTTGGGTAGAAAAATATAGACCACAAACCTTAGATGATATAGTTGGTCAAGAACAAATTATTAAACGTTTAAAAAATTATAAAAATGAAGGAAGCATGCCTAACCTTATGTTTTCAGGTCCTGCAGGTGTAGGTAAAACTACTACTGCTTTAGCTTTAGCTAAATCT is part of the Methanobrevibacter wolinii SH genome and encodes:
- a CDS encoding nicotinate phosphoribosyltransferase, with translation MIENNICLLTDSYKITHHYFYPKGTEKIYSYLENRTGAEFNKTIFYGLQYILKKYLVGNVVTEEKVEEANDIMKVHLGEGIFNYDDWMYIAKELDGKLPIEIKAVPEGTPVNVSNVLMTVENTDKRCFWLTNYLEPLLQQVWYPSTVATLSAEVKKLCNFYLDVTGSKKDNLPFMLHDFGYRGASSTESAKLCSSAHLLSFSGTDTLVALTIPPNYYNTNEIEGFSVQATEHSVMTAEGPENELKQAINVVRSAHNGILSVVIDSYDYKNFLKNACFDGYELNNEIKKFLNKDPGNKIVFRPDSGEPVSTTIDCLEIIEKGFGTHLNDAGYKVFNANIGVLWGDGLNYHKIRDILFGIKAHKWAAENILFGMGGGLHSDVTRDTQRTAFKCSAQYRNGKWVDIFKKPLDNSKKSKKGRLKLLANGQNFKTVPIDTPGEDILRTVFKDGELLVDDNFNDIKLRTEKYNLYPLNSM